A part of Pseudorca crassidens isolate mPseCra1 unplaced genomic scaffold, mPseCra1.hap1 Scaffold_189, whole genome shotgun sequence genomic DNA contains:
- the LOC137218112 gene encoding endogenous retrovirus group K member 5 Gag polyprotein-like — protein sequence MGPLLLLLLLWLTGEALPPADWKSIARACLNGGDYLIWKFDFYEGAAEQAEKNAAHNIPVDYHMLIGEGQYLSLQDQLTYPFVAYPQINHLALQAWRKCPSTHKTEDLSKLRQGPDEPYADFVDRLSQAVGRLIVDGLTGMIVVKQLAFENANNACQAAIRPWRKRGTLEDYIHLCADIGPTYIQGAAVAAALIKVGFKNNQKKTKTCFKCGKAGHFARECRSFNSNPSPSFPTQKPPDGQKIPGLCPKCNRGKHWAQDCCSVAHKDGPPLSGNSSRGLPRPQQIIRAMSVYPPQIINQTLTKNKNIQYPRSPEQHQEAQDWSSVPPPDMY from the coding sequence ATGGGCCCACTGCTCCTTTTACTACTGCTATGGTTGACAGGAGAAGCTCTTCCCCCCGCTGATTGGAAGTCTATTGCACGAGCTTGTTTAAATGGTGGAGATTACTTAATATGgaagtttgatttttatgaaGGGGCTGCTGAACAAGCAGAAAAGAATGCTGCCCATAATATTCCAGTTGATTATCATATGCTGATTGGGGAAGGACAATATCTTTCTTTACAAGATCAATTAACTTATCCCTTTGTTGCTTATCCTCAAATAAATCATTTGGCATTACAAGCCTGGAGGAAATGTCCTTCTACACACAAAACTGAAGATCTTTCAAAACTTAGACAGGGACCTGATGAACCATATGCTGATTTTGTAGATAGGTTGTCACAGGCGGTGGGGAGACTCATTGTGGACGGACTCACTGGTATGATTgtagttaagcaacttgcttttGAAAATGCTAATAATGCGTGTCAGGCTGCGATTCGACCTTGGAGAAAACGGGGAACATTGGAGGATTATATTCACCTTTGTGCAGACATTGGGCCTACTTATATACAGGGTGCTGCTGTGGCTGCAGCATTAATTAAAGTGGggtttaaaaacaatcaaaagaaaacaaagacttgtTTTAAATGTGGAAAGGCAGGTCATTTTGCTAGAGAATGTAGATCTTTTAATTCTAACCCTAGTCCTTCATTCCCTACTCAGAAACCTCCAGATGGTCAGAAAATCCCTGGTTTATGCCCTAAATGCAATAGGGGAAAACATTGGGCACAAGATTGTTGCTCAGTGGCCCACAAGGATGGGCCACCACTGTCGGGAAACTCCTCCCGGGGCCTTCCCCGGCCCCAACAAATAATAAGGGCAATGTCTGTGTATCCTCCTCAAATTATCAATCAGAcattaaccaaaaacaaaaacatacaatatcCTCGCTCTCCAGAGCAACACCAGGAAGCGCAGGACTGGAGCTCAGTACCTCCGCCCGATATGTATTAA